GTGACCTATACGCTGAATACCAACTTTGGCAGCGGTATTGTGGCGGGCAACAGCGGTATTCTGTTGAATAATGAGATGGATGATTTTTCCGCACGCCCCGGTACGCCAAACGTTTATGGTCTGGTCGGTGGAGAAGCTAATGCCGTTCAGCCGGGCAAACGCCCGCTTTCATCCATGTCGCCGACTATTGTGGCGAAGGATGGCAAAACCTGGTTGGTCACCGGCAGCCCGGGCGGCAGCCGGATTATCACCACCGTGCTGCAAATGGTGGTTAACAGTATCGATTTTGGCATGAACGTAGCCGAAGCGACCAACGCGCCGCGTTTCCATCATCAGTGGCTACCGGACCAGCTGCGCGTTGAGAAGGGTTTCAGTCCGGATACGCTCAAGCTGCTAAGCGCGAAAGGACAGAACGTCAAACTGTTACCGGCGATGGGCAGCACGCAAAGCATTATGATCGGGCCTGACGGTACGCTGTATGGCGCGTCCGATCCGCGTACGGTCGATGATTTAACGGCAGGGTATTAATGGTTAGCCGTGTCGAAAGCTGAATTTCGGCACGGCGTAACGTACAACAATATTGCTCATATTATCCCTCCGTTATCTGGCTGTTTTATCTATTACATTCACGTGGTTGCGTTAAAGAATAAATAAAATTAGTCGACTTTTTAGTGGAACCTTTGATTGTAAAAAAATGAGGCAGGCGTCGAATAACAGAAAATATATATTGATCTTGTGTGTTAAAATCGTTATTGGTTTTTCTGGATGCATGAAATAAATTTTAAAAGTCAAATTTCAGATTAATTAAGGCAACGAGTAATAGTTTATGCCAATTAACCGCAGTTCGATATTTTTTGTGTTATAATCTATTGAAATTAAATGAATAAAATAAAATTCACCTGAGTATTTATTTGCTATTAACTAATCGGGGCGCTAAAGGATGCTATTAACACTTTAAGAAAATAACATTCCCATTAGATTGAATTATTTAAATCATAATCATTCACCTTATATATTTCATTAACTGCAAAGTATGGAAACCGCTAATGAAAAAAGGAAAGCAAGGAAGCTTACGCCTGATGACACCGGGCGAAATAAATATGGCTAAAACAATATTTGGTAATGCGATTATTTACTCTCGAGTTTGGATCCACTATGACAGCTACTTTCCTTTTGGCCTGCAGAGCCAAAATGTAGCGATGGCGCCCAACGGGGAGATATACATGCGTGACTATTTCTATGCGCATGACTTCTCAGCGATTTCCAACATTGATAAACAGCATGCGTTTATCCATGAACTGACCCATGTCTGGCAATATCAGAAAGGGATGTGGGTCAGAACCCGCGGGCTTTTTAGCTGGGCAGCTAATTATGATTATGATTTTTCAGGGAATAAGTATCTTCATGATTACACTATGGAACAGCAGGCGCAGATAGTAGCTGACTATTTTTTACTCTATCGGTATGGCTATAGCGTATGGAATGACGAGAAAGGTAAACTCGTTTCTTTTATTGGCACTAAACAAGACGGGATAAAAGCAGATTATGAACGTGTGTTAACTCATTTCCTCAGGCAACGATAAAATGTATAAATTACTTCTAATAGCATGTGCTTTTCTGATTAGCGGTTGCCCAGGGCCAAGGGATTATTTTCCACGGATCTGGCCCGCTCAGATAAGTATCAAAGATGGTAAACCATGCGTGACTGTGCAGCCGGAGGGTGACGAGAAAGTTCGCTCTGTAATGATTTATGAAATGACAGAAATGAATAACCAAAGGCGTTTTGAATCAGAGCCTTATGCTGTCCGAGACGATGAATGTCTGGATATGAATGCTTATCCGTTTCGACTGAATACCGCTTACGTTATCTCTGTGACGCTCATATCAGAGAAAAAACGTCAGCGGGCATATTATAAATCGGCGAGAGGTTTTGTTACCCGCTTCCGTCTGTCTGAGGGCGCACACGGATTGCAGGTCGAAGAAGTGGAACCGGAGCCGCCGAACTGGGGCCTGCCAGCGAGATCGTCAGATGAGTTCGAACTCATCTCACCAGAGCAGCAATAAAAAAGCTTTACAAATACGAATGATAATTATTACTATTGCCATGCACTCCAGCGAGGCCGGCATCGGACTCCCTGTGAAGGCACGACATTGCTCACATTGCTTCCAGTATTTTTTAGCCAGCCAAGCGCTGGCTTTTTTTTGCTCTAAATTTACCAAAGAGTTTGGGTTTGCTCGCATCCCACATTCATTTTTTTTGAACAGAGGCGTGAAGTTTTTCAGCTATCATTCAATCCGCTCCGGCCCCAGACTAGAAAAAAACGTTGAGGAGCATTGAACATGATTTACTTACGCAAAGCTGAAGAACGCGGTCATGCTAACCATGGTTGGCTGGACAGCTGGCACACCTTTTCATTCGCTAACTATTACGATGCCAACTTTATGGGCTTCTCGGCGCTGCGGGTGATTAACGAAGATGTGATCGCGGGCGGGCAGGGGTTCGGTACCCATCCTCATAAAGATATGGAAATTCTGACCTACGTGCTTTCCGGCACCGTAGAGCATCAGGACAGCATGGGTAATAAAGAGCAGATCCCGGCAGGCGAATTCCAGATTATGAGCGCTGGCACTGGCGTGCGTCATTCTGAATACAACGCCAGCAGCAGCGAGCCGCTGCATCTGTATCAGATCTGGATTATCCCGGAAAAAACCGGCATTGAGCCGCGTTACGATCAGCGCCGCTTTGTTGATGTACAGGGTCGACAGCTTATTCTGTCGCCGGATGCTCGTGAGGGGTCGCTGAAGGTTTATCAGGATATGACGCTGTCGCGCTGGGTACTGAAAGCGGGCGAGAGTGACAGCATTGCGCTCGATCCGTCACGTCGCATCTGGATTCAGGTGGTTAAAGGCGAGGTGCAGGTTAATGACCAGACCATTGCTGCCAGCGATGCGTTGGCCATCTGGGAAGAAAGCGCGCTGGCGTTAAAAGCCAGCAGCGATGCAGAGATCCTGCTGTTCGATCTGCCGCCGGTTTAAGCGTGTTTCAGGCCGCCATCGCATCCCGCCGGCGGCCTTTTTTTATCTACGATTGATCAATGCGTCTGCTGCCTTTATCCGGGCGCGTTTTCCCTGCTCGTTACTGCTGCGGTTTTTTTGTAAACTCACTGTCATCTCCCTCTGGCCTGCGAATGATAATGAAGAAAAAAAGACCCGTGCTTCAGGATGTTGCCGATCGCGTCGGCGTGACCAAAATGACCGTCAGCCGCTACCTCCGTAATCCGCAGCAGGTCTCCGCCGCGCTGGGCGCGCAAATCGCCGTGGTGCTGGATGAACTGGGCTACATTCCTAACCGTGCTCCCGATATGCTGTCTAACGCCACCAGCCGCGCCATCGGCGTGCTGCTGCCTTCATTAACCAACCAGGTTTTCGCCGATGTGCTGCGCGGCATTGAAAGCGTAACCGATGCCGCAGGCTATCAGACACTGGTCGGCCATTTTGGCTATAACCCGGAAAAGGAACAGCTACAGCTGCGTTCGCTGCTGGGCTGGAATATCGACGGGCTGATCCTTACCGAACGCACCCACACGGCCGCCAGCCTGCGGATGATTGAAACCGCCGGCATTCCGGTGATTGAAATGATGGACAGCGTTTCGCCCTGCCTGGATATGGCGGTGGGCTTTGATAACGTTGAGGCGGCACGGCAAATGACGCAGGCGATTCTGGCGAAAGGGCATCGTCACACCGTTTATCTGGGCGCCAGGCTTGATGAACGCACATTGCAAAAACAGCGGGGCTACGAACTGGCGATGCGTGAAGCGGGGCTGGAGCCACACAGCGTGATGATGGAAGAAGCCTCTTCTTTCAGTGCCGGCGCAATGTTGCTGTGTGAGGCGCGGCGGCGCCATCCGCAGACCGACAGCCTGTTCTGCACCAATGACGATTTGGCGATAGGTGCTATGTTTGAATGTCAGCGCCAGGGATTGCGCGTGCCGCAGCAAATGGCGATTGCAGGCTTTCACGGGCACGATATTGCGCATGTGGTGACGCCGCGCCTGGCCACGGTGCTGACGCCGCGCGATCGTATGGGACGTGAAGCCGCCGCGCTGCTGCTGGCGCGCATCGGTGGCGAAAGCCGTAAGCATCAGCCCGTGGATGTGGGATTTGAGATTCAGGAAGGGGAGAGCATCTGAATCTGGCGTTTTTTTGAACCCGCTCACAATTCCAGGCTTTTCCTGCCAGACAGGTTGCGCTGATGAACGCACGTACTGAGAATGGGTGTGGCAATGTTATCGGTAACATTTGCCTCTTCATCTGCCGGAGCTAACAACAATGCAAAATCAGTCGCCGTCACATCACGTATTCATTTTGATGGGCGTATCAGGCAGCGGTAAATCTGCCGTTGCCTATGAAGTCTCGCACCAGCTGAAAACCGCGTTTCTCGATGGCGATTTTCTGCATCCACGCGCCAATATTGAAAAAATGGCCGAAGGTCATCCGCTGAATGATGACGACCGTCGCCCCTGGCTGCAGGCGGTGAACGATGCCGCCTTCGCCATGCAGCGTACCCAGGCCGTTTCGATCATCGTCTGCTCCGCCCTGAAAAAAAGCTATCGCGATATTCTGCGTCAGGGCAGTAACAACCTCTCCTTTATCTATCTGAAAGGTGAGTTCGCTACGATTGAAAGCCGCCTGAAGGCGCGTAAAGGCCATTTCTTTAAGCCGCAAATGCTGGTCTCTCAGTTCGATACGCTGGAAGAACCGGGCGCCGAGGAAAGCGATGTGCTGGTGGTGGATATTAATCACACCCTGCCGGATGTCGTTGCCGCCACCATCGCGACCATTGAGGGTGCGATCAAAAAGGATTAGTTGTTTCTGATGAGTACCGCAACCCTGGTTTTAACCGCGGCAGGTTCGGTTGTTCTGCTGCTTTTCCTGGTGATGAAGGCGCGTATGCACGCTTTTGTCGCTCTGATATTAGTCTCGTTTGGCGCCGGCCTGTTTTCCGGGATGCCGCTGGATAAAATTGCCGAAACCATGCAGAAAGGCATGGGCGGCACGCTCGGCTTTCTTGCCGTGGTGGTAGCGTTGGGCGCCATGTTCGGCAAGATCCTGCATGAAACGGGCGCGGTCGATCAAATCGCGATTCGCATGCTGAAATCGTTCGGTGAAAGTCGGGCGCATTATGCAATGGGCATCGCGGGATTGATCTGTGCGCTGCCGCTGTTTTTTGAAGTGGCGGTGGTGCTGCTGATCAGCATCGCTTTCGCCGTGGCCAGGCGCACCGGCGATAACCTGGTCAAGCTGGTGATCCCGTTGTTTGCCGGCGTGGCGGCAGCGGCGGCGTTTTTGCTGCCCGGTCCGGCGCCGATGCTGTTGGCCTCGCAGATGCACGTTGATTTTGGCTGGATGATCCTGCTGGGACTGTGCGCAGCGTTGCCGGGAATGCTGATTGCGGGTCCGCTGTTCGGCAACTTTATCAGCCGTCACGTTAGCTTTAACGTGCCGGAAGAGGTGGCGCAGCCGGAAGTGGATGCTAACAAGCTGCCCTCTTTTGGCTTTAGCATGGCACTGATTCTGTTCCCACTGGTGCTGGTGGGGTTGAAAACCATCGGCGCGCGCTTTACCCCGGAGGGATCGCGCCTGTATGAATGGCTGGAATTTATTGGCCATCCTTTTACCGCCATTCTACTGGCGCTACTGCTGGCGATTTATGGCCTGGCCTGGCGTCAGGGAATGGATAAAGAGAAGGTCATGCAGGTTTGCGGCAGTGCGCTGCAGCCGGCGGGCATTATCCTGTTGGTGATTGGCGCGGGCGGCGTGTTTAAGCAGGTGCTGGTAGACTCCGGCGTCGGCCCGGCGCTGGGCAATGCATTAACCGGCGCCGGGCTGCCGATTGCGCTGGCCTGCTTTATTCTCTCGGCGGCGGTGCGTATCATTCAGGGATCGGCGACGGTGGCCTGTTTGACAGCGGTAGGGCTGGTCATGCCGGTGATTGAGCCGCTGCACTACAACGGCGCGCAGATGGCGGCGCTGTCGCTGTGCATCGCTGGCGGATCGATCGTAGTCAGCCATGTGAACGATGCGGGCTTCTGGCTGTTTGGCCGTTTTACCGGCGCAACCGAAGCGCAAACGCTAAAAACCTGGACGCTGATGGAAACCATTTTGGGCACCACGGGCGCCATCATCGGCATGATCGCCTTCGAACTGCTCTCCTGATGATAACGGGCGGATACCGGTATTCGCCCGTTTCTGCCGCCTTATATCCCCGATACGCTAAATCTTCAGATAGGCGCGGATGCCATCCAGGAACATCTGCGTCGCCAGCATAATCAGAATCAACCCCATCAGACGTTCCAGCGCGTTGACGCCTTTGTCGCCCAGCAGCCGCAGGAACAGGCCGGAAAGCAGCAAAATCACCACCGTAACGCCCCAGGCGCACAGCAGCGCGCCGACCAGATAGCCCATCTGATGCGGATACTGATGTGAAAGCAGCATCAGCGTAGCCAGCAGGGAAGGTCCGGCCACCAGCGGGATCGCCAGCGGCACCAGAAATGGCTCCTCACCGACCGGCAGGCCGGTACTGCTGCTTTCCGGCGATGGGAAAATCATTTTAATGGCGATCAGGAACAAAATAATGCCACCGGAGATCGATACCGTTTCGGTGCGCAGGTTAAGAAACGCCAGAATTTTTTCGCCAGCAAACAAAAAAAGCAGCATCAGCGCCAGCGCAATCAGCATTTCGCGGATCAGCACGATGCGTCGCCGTTTCGGCTCCAGATGCTTTAAAACCGACATAAAAATCGGCAAATTGCCGAGTGGGTCCATAATCAACAACAATAATATGGTCGCAGAGATCATTTCAGTCATTTATTTTGCTCTTTGCTTTTGTGTCAGCAATACCATTATTAGTAATGCTGTTGAAAAGATTAACGCAATCGAATTAATTCACTTGCCAGCAGAGCTGCATTTTGTAGAGTTGAGGGTTACAGGTAAACCCATTTTCTCTGGCGGGCTTCGCTTTCTGGCGAACCGATATTTTCACTCTTCAGACAGTCAGGCGCTACCCTGGTGGACAGTTCTCGCACCGGTAGCCTGTAGCAGGTGTTCAATGAAAAACGTAGGTCTTATTGGTTGGCGCGGTATGGTCGGCTCAGTGCTGATGCAGCGCATGAGCGAAGAGCGTGATTTTGACGTGATTCGCCCAGTTTTTTTCTCTACCTCGCAGCATGGCCAGGCCGCGCCGTCGGTCGGCGGTCACGGCGGTACGCTGCAGGATGCGTATGATATCG
This Mixta hanseatica DNA region includes the following protein-coding sequences:
- a CDS encoding type IV secretion protein Rhs; translation: MKKGKQGSLRLMTPGEINMAKTIFGNAIIYSRVWIHYDSYFPFGLQSQNVAMAPNGEIYMRDYFYAHDFSAISNIDKQHAFIHELTHVWQYQKGMWVRTRGLFSWAANYDYDFSGNKYLHDYTMEQQAQIVADYFLLYRYGYSVWNDEKGKLVSFIGTKQDGIKADYERVLTHFLRQR
- a CDS encoding putative T6SS immunity periplasmic lipoprotein yields the protein MYKLLLIACAFLISGCPGPRDYFPRIWPAQISIKDGKPCVTVQPEGDEKVRSVMIYEMTEMNNQRRFESEPYAVRDDECLDMNAYPFRLNTAYVISVTLISEKKRQRAYYKSARGFVTRFRLSEGAHGLQVEEVEPEPPNWGLPARSSDEFELISPEQQ
- a CDS encoding pirin family protein, whose protein sequence is MIYLRKAEERGHANHGWLDSWHTFSFANYYDANFMGFSALRVINEDVIAGGQGFGTHPHKDMEILTYVLSGTVEHQDSMGNKEQIPAGEFQIMSAGTGVRHSEYNASSSEPLHLYQIWIIPEKTGIEPRYDQRRFVDVQGRQLILSPDAREGSLKVYQDMTLSRWVLKAGESDSIALDPSRRIWIQVVKGEVQVNDQTIAASDALAIWEESALALKASSDAEILLFDLPPV
- the gntR gene encoding gluconate operon transcriptional repressor GntR; its protein translation is MKKKRPVLQDVADRVGVTKMTVSRYLRNPQQVSAALGAQIAVVLDELGYIPNRAPDMLSNATSRAIGVLLPSLTNQVFADVLRGIESVTDAAGYQTLVGHFGYNPEKEQLQLRSLLGWNIDGLILTERTHTAASLRMIETAGIPVIEMMDSVSPCLDMAVGFDNVEAARQMTQAILAKGHRHTVYLGARLDERTLQKQRGYELAMREAGLEPHSVMMEEASSFSAGAMLLCEARRRHPQTDSLFCTNDDLAIGAMFECQRQGLRVPQQMAIAGFHGHDIAHVVTPRLATVLTPRDRMGREAAALLLARIGGESRKHQPVDVGFEIQEGESI
- the gntK gene encoding gluconokinase; this translates as MQNQSPSHHVFILMGVSGSGKSAVAYEVSHQLKTAFLDGDFLHPRANIEKMAEGHPLNDDDRRPWLQAVNDAAFAMQRTQAVSIIVCSALKKSYRDILRQGSNNLSFIYLKGEFATIESRLKARKGHFFKPQMLVSQFDTLEEPGAEESDVLVVDINHTLPDVVAATIATIEGAIKKD
- the gntU gene encoding gluconate transporter, with the protein product MSTATLVLTAAGSVVLLLFLVMKARMHAFVALILVSFGAGLFSGMPLDKIAETMQKGMGGTLGFLAVVVALGAMFGKILHETGAVDQIAIRMLKSFGESRAHYAMGIAGLICALPLFFEVAVVLLISIAFAVARRTGDNLVKLVIPLFAGVAAAAAFLLPGPAPMLLASQMHVDFGWMILLGLCAALPGMLIAGPLFGNFISRHVSFNVPEEVAQPEVDANKLPSFGFSMALILFPLVLVGLKTIGARFTPEGSRLYEWLEFIGHPFTAILLALLLAIYGLAWRQGMDKEKVMQVCGSALQPAGIILLVIGAGGVFKQVLVDSGVGPALGNALTGAGLPIALACFILSAAVRIIQGSATVACLTAVGLVMPVIEPLHYNGAQMAALSLCIAGGSIVVSHVNDAGFWLFGRFTGATEAQTLKTWTLMETILGTTGAIIGMIAFELLS
- a CDS encoding YhgN family NAAT transporter encodes the protein MTEMISATILLLLIMDPLGNLPIFMSVLKHLEPKRRRIVLIREMLIALALMLLFLFAGEKILAFLNLRTETVSISGGIILFLIAIKMIFPSPESSSTGLPVGEEPFLVPLAIPLVAGPSLLATLMLLSHQYPHQMGYLVGALLCAWGVTVVILLLSGLFLRLLGDKGVNALERLMGLILIMLATQMFLDGIRAYLKI